A stretch of the Marivirga tractuosa DSM 4126 genome encodes the following:
- a CDS encoding sodium-translocating pyrophosphatase: MSNIIWIVPILGIVGLIVMAIKSAWVSKQDAGDERMTELAGYIAKGAMAFLRAEWKVMFYFVIIAGILLAYSGTLVETSSPVIAISFIIGAVFSAFAGYVGMNIATKANVRTTQAAKTSLAKALRVSFSGGTVMGLGVAGLAVFGMGILFIFFYNMYVIQTGGDVNGLEMEKALEVLAGFSLGAESIALFARVGGGIYTKAADVGADLVGKVEAGIPEDDPRNPATIADNVGDNVGDVAGMGADLFGSYVATILASMVLGREIISEDQFGGIAPILLPMIIAGLGLVFSIIGTLFVRISKETDSVQKALNWGNWSSIILTVVASFFLVEYMLPETMIIRDFSFTSMDVFWAIFTGLIVGALMSIITEYYTAMGRKPVLSIVKQSSTGAATNIIGGLAVGMQSTVMPILVLAVGIVVSYEFAGLYGVAIAAAGMMATTAMQLAIDAFGPIADNAGGIAEMSGLPEEVRDRTDNLDAVGNTTAATGKGFAIASAALTALALFAAFVGISGIDSIDIYKAPVLAALFVGGMIPFIFSSLAIAAVGRAAMDMVQEVRRQFKEMPGIMEGTTKPEYEKCVDISTKASIREMILPGAIALITPLLVGFGLKGVFADTSSAEILGGLLAGVTVSGVLMGIFQNNAGGAWDNAKKSFEKGVEINGKMEYKGSEAHKASVTGDTVGDPFKDTSGPSMNILIKLMSIVALVIAPHISVKDHNTAEVKKESKEIVVEKSEVIKAEK, encoded by the coding sequence ATGAGCAATATTATCTGGATTGTCCCGATTCTCGGGATTGTGGGACTGATTGTTATGGCTATAAAATCCGCATGGGTTTCTAAGCAAGATGCTGGAGATGAAAGGATGACGGAATTAGCCGGCTATATAGCCAAGGGCGCAATGGCTTTTTTAAGAGCTGAGTGGAAAGTGATGTTCTACTTTGTAATAATCGCTGGTATTTTACTGGCTTATTCCGGAACGCTAGTGGAAACTTCTTCCCCTGTCATTGCAATTTCATTTATAATAGGTGCAGTATTCTCTGCATTTGCGGGATATGTGGGTATGAATATTGCAACAAAAGCAAATGTGAGAACCACACAAGCTGCCAAAACCAGTTTAGCAAAAGCCTTGAGGGTTTCTTTTTCTGGCGGTACTGTAATGGGATTAGGTGTTGCAGGTCTTGCCGTTTTCGGAATGGGTATATTGTTTATTTTCTTCTATAACATGTATGTGATCCAAACAGGTGGCGATGTTAACGGTCTGGAAATGGAAAAAGCATTAGAAGTATTGGCTGGTTTCTCATTGGGAGCTGAGTCCATTGCCCTTTTTGCCCGTGTTGGTGGTGGTATATATACCAAAGCTGCTGATGTTGGAGCTGATTTAGTTGGAAAGGTGGAAGCTGGAATTCCAGAAGATGATCCAAGAAACCCTGCGACTATCGCAGATAATGTTGGAGATAACGTAGGTGATGTTGCGGGTATGGGTGCTGATTTATTTGGTTCATATGTTGCAACCATCTTGGCTTCTATGGTTTTAGGTAGAGAAATTATCTCTGAAGACCAATTTGGTGGTATCGCTCCTATCTTACTTCCAATGATTATTGCAGGTTTAGGTTTAGTGTTTTCTATAATCGGAACTTTATTTGTAAGAATCTCAAAAGAGACTGATAGTGTTCAAAAAGCTCTTAACTGGGGAAACTGGTCTTCCATCATTTTGACAGTAGTAGCTTCATTCTTCTTAGTAGAATATATGCTTCCTGAAACTATGATCATCAGAGATTTCTCATTTACAAGTATGGATGTTTTCTGGGCAATCTTTACTGGTTTGATAGTTGGGGCCTTAATGAGTATCATTACTGAATACTATACTGCCATGGGCAGAAAGCCTGTTTTATCCATTGTAAAACAATCTAGCACAGGAGCTGCAACAAATATCATTGGCGGATTAGCGGTAGGTATGCAATCTACTGTAATGCCAATATTGGTATTAGCAGTAGGTATTGTGGTTTCATATGAATTTGCTGGACTTTATGGTGTTGCGATCGCTGCAGCAGGTATGATGGCAACTACTGCTATGCAATTAGCAATTGATGCATTCGGACCAATTGCTGATAATGCAGGTGGTATTGCTGAAATGAGTGGATTACCAGAAGAAGTAAGAGACAGAACAGATAATTTAGATGCAGTAGGAAACACAACTGCTGCAACAGGTAAAGGATTTGCCATTGCTTCAGCTGCATTAACTGCATTAGCACTTTTTGCCGCTTTCGTTGGTATTTCTGGTATTGACTCAATCGATATTTATAAAGCACCAGTTTTAGCTGCCTTATTTGTAGGTGGCATGATTCCATTTATCTTCTCTTCACTAGCTATTGCAGCTGTTGGTAGAGCCGCTATGGACATGGTTCAGGAAGTAAGAAGACAATTCAAAGAAATGCCTGGCATTATGGAAGGCACTACTAAGCCTGAATATGAAAAATGTGTGGATATTTCTACTAAAGCTTCTATCAGAGAAATGATTTTACCTGGTGCGATTGCATTGATCACTCCATTGTTAGTAGGATTTGGCTTGAAAGGTGTTTTCGCTGATACTTCATCAGCTGAAATCTTAGGTGGTTTATTAGCTGGTGTTACGGTTTCAGGTGTTTTGATGGGTATTTTCCAAAACAATGCCGGTGGTGCTTGGGATAACGCTAAGAAGTCATTTGAAAAAGGTGTAGAAATAAATGGAAAGATGGAGTATAAAGGTTCTGAAGCGCATAAAGCTTCCGTAACTGGAGATACTGTCGGGGATCCATTTAAGGATACTTCAGGCCCGTCAATGAATATCTTGATTAAATTAATGTCTATTGTAGCATTAGTTATTGCTCCTCATATTTCTGTTAAAGATCACAACACTGCAGAAGTGAAGAAAGAATCAAAAGAAATAGTGGTTGAAAAAAGTGAAGTAATCAAAGCTGAGAAATAA
- a CDS encoding GAF domain-containing protein — protein sequence MAEKNSQENRSRQKKSFSLKKYIRVDFKTLQGRITIGFLLMGAFAIIMLISSNYSWNKQINKGKDLIALNKNSSRLAAEIQQLVDLTTILSFRYISTEDEFFKNDIENRWFNDIYPKVDELDSLVREFGDQDVIAFTEELNAHLPNIKSKQKEAISELSYESLNSEEVIDDIMHLTFLTNNIKDELARAEEQSIKSIEEAENNIPIILTIEFIIAFIISTIIALYIIRSVLLRIKYLKVNIRELAHGNLPEEMKESEDELNSIIRAINELTTNLKGITRFADEVGKGDFSTDITVFDNQGHLGESLAEMRNKLQNVAEQDKRRVWFNEGVAKFGDILRKNDDNIEDLSAKLISELVEYTESIQGSLFIVNKEDEQNIKIVLKGAYAYHRQKFLQKEINPGQGLVGQCYLEKEFIYLSEIPEDYVSIRSGLGEANPTYILISPMKLNEEVFGIIELASFQPYEEYHKEFIEKVGESIASTIQGLQVSMETKKLLEESQMKAEQLQAQEEEMRQNAEELEATQEEMERQSREMGAFNQAVSISTMVAEFDKEGKILEINSQLELQTGWDNEDLINLDRKKLFLDEDDVDWNQTWVNITDNMSMSKSAKLINKKGQEMPVIAHCMPVSDENGNPVKIACIFIRKENF from the coding sequence ATGGCAGAAAAAAATTCTCAAGAAAATAGAAGTAGACAAAAGAAGTCATTCTCCCTTAAGAAATATATTCGTGTAGATTTTAAAACCCTTCAAGGAAGAATCACCATTGGATTCTTATTAATGGGTGCTTTTGCTATTATCATGCTGATTAGCAGCAATTACTCATGGAACAAACAAATAAACAAAGGAAAAGACTTAATTGCCCTCAATAAAAATAGTAGTAGGCTTGCTGCTGAAATCCAGCAATTGGTTGACTTAACTACCATTCTTTCTTTTAGATATATCAGCACCGAAGATGAATTTTTCAAAAACGACATAGAAAATCGCTGGTTTAATGACATTTATCCAAAAGTAGATGAATTAGATAGTTTGGTTAGAGAATTTGGAGATCAAGATGTGATTGCATTTACGGAAGAACTCAATGCTCATTTACCCAATATTAAAAGCAAGCAAAAAGAAGCCATTTCTGAACTAAGCTATGAAAGCTTAAATAGTGAAGAAGTCATTGATGATATTATGCATTTGACATTTCTTACAAATAACATCAAAGATGAGCTAGCACGAGCAGAAGAGCAATCAATTAAAAGCATTGAAGAAGCCGAAAATAATATCCCAATAATTCTTACAATTGAATTTATTATTGCCTTTATTATAAGTACGATTATTGCACTTTATATTATACGATCTGTATTGTTGAGGATTAAATATCTGAAAGTTAACATTCGAGAATTAGCTCATGGTAACTTACCAGAAGAAATGAAAGAATCAGAAGATGAATTGAATTCTATCATTAGAGCTATTAATGAATTAACCACTAACCTAAAAGGCATCACAAGATTTGCAGATGAGGTTGGAAAAGGAGATTTCAGTACAGATATTACCGTTTTTGATAATCAAGGGCACTTGGGAGAATCTTTAGCTGAAATGCGCAATAAACTTCAAAATGTAGCGGAGCAAGATAAAAGAAGAGTATGGTTTAATGAAGGTGTCGCTAAGTTTGGCGACATACTCCGTAAAAATGATGATAATATTGAGGATTTGTCTGCTAAACTTATTTCTGAGTTGGTTGAATATACAGAATCTATTCAAGGATCACTATTTATAGTTAACAAAGAAGATGAGCAAAATATAAAAATAGTACTAAAAGGAGCTTATGCTTATCACAGACAAAAATTCCTTCAAAAAGAAATAAATCCTGGACAAGGACTGGTAGGACAATGCTATTTAGAAAAAGAATTCATCTACTTATCTGAAATCCCAGAGGACTATGTTTCTATTCGTTCAGGCTTAGGCGAAGCAAATCCTACATACATTTTAATCAGCCCAATGAAATTGAATGAGGAAGTATTCGGAATTATTGAACTAGCCTCGTTTCAACCTTATGAAGAATATCATAAAGAATTTATTGAAAAAGTAGGGGAAAGCATAGCTTCTACTATCCAAGGACTACAAGTTTCAATGGAAACCAAAAAGCTCTTGGAAGAATCCCAAATGAAAGCAGAGCAACTGCAAGCGCAAGAAGAAGAAATGCGTCAAAATGCGGAAGAATTAGAAGCCACACAAGAGGAAATGGAAAGACAAAGCCGCGAAATGGGGGCTTTCAACCAAGCAGTGAGTATATCCACTATGGTGGCTGAGTTTGATAAAGAAGGTAAAATTTTAGAAATCAACAGCCAATTAGAACTACAAACTGGTTGGGATAATGAAGATTTAATTAATTTGGATAGAAAAAAACTATTCTTAGATGAGGATGATGTAGATTGGAATCAGACTTGGGTTAATATTACGGATAATATGTCGATGAGTAAATCAGCTAAATTGATTAACAAAAAGGGTCAAGAAATGCCAGTTATTGCTCATTGTATGCCTGTTTCTGATGAAAATGGGAATCCAGTGAAAATTGCATGCATATTTATTAGGAAAGAGAATTTTTAA
- a CDS encoding ATP-dependent DNA ligase translates to MKEFAQLITSLDQSNKTNDKVNALKNYFLSANDQDKIWTLALFTHRKPKRTVNTNLLKDWVTEWTGIPEWLFQESYQVVGDLAETISLLVASTDEGYKEVDNLLSYYIKTLISLRDKSIEEKKKRLQSIYKELDPQERFVFTKIMTGGWRVGVSQNLITKALSEAFDIDKSIIAHRLMGNWSPENFTFQELILEESKNDLASRPYPFYLAHPIETQEIQEELNPAEWQAEWKWDGIRGQIIKRNDEVFIWSRGEELVTEKFPELVEMAEKLPNGAVLDGEITAYRNGEPLSFGVLQTRIGRKNITKNLIKKAPVVFICYDIIEHKGKDIRTKALSYRTQLLNQLLLEIDHPILLASQSIEFSDWVELIEIRKKSRSLKTEGLMLKKKNSIYEAGRKRGSWWKWKIAPLTIDGVMIYAQKGHGRRADLYSDYTLAVWNEDELIPFAKAYSGLTDAEMKKVDAFVKKNTKEKFGPVRTVKPELVFEIAFEGIQVSNRHKSGIALRFPRIKRWRQDKPISEANKLTDLQHLLEKYG, encoded by the coding sequence TTGAAAGAATTTGCACAACTTATAACATCTCTCGACCAAAGCAATAAAACCAATGACAAGGTTAATGCTTTAAAAAATTATTTTTTATCAGCCAACGATCAAGATAAAATCTGGACCTTGGCTCTATTCACTCATCGTAAACCAAAAAGAACGGTCAATACTAATTTACTTAAAGACTGGGTCACCGAGTGGACAGGTATTCCTGAATGGCTTTTTCAGGAATCCTATCAAGTAGTGGGGGATTTAGCTGAAACTATTTCACTTTTGGTAGCTTCCACTGATGAAGGCTATAAGGAAGTTGACAATCTTCTCTCCTACTATATAAAGACTTTAATTAGCCTTAGAGATAAAAGTATAGAAGAGAAAAAAAAGCGACTTCAAAGTATCTATAAAGAATTAGATCCACAAGAAAGATTCGTTTTTACTAAAATTATGACAGGTGGATGGCGAGTGGGTGTCTCACAAAACCTTATTACCAAAGCTTTAAGTGAAGCATTTGACATAGATAAATCGATAATTGCACATCGATTAATGGGCAATTGGTCACCAGAGAATTTCACTTTTCAAGAACTGATTCTGGAAGAAAGTAAAAATGACTTAGCTTCACGCCCTTACCCTTTTTATTTAGCTCATCCAATAGAAACTCAGGAAATCCAAGAGGAGCTAAATCCTGCAGAGTGGCAAGCGGAATGGAAATGGGATGGAATCCGGGGGCAAATCATTAAAAGAAATGATGAAGTCTTCATCTGGAGCAGAGGAGAAGAATTAGTGACGGAAAAATTCCCTGAACTTGTCGAAATGGCCGAAAAACTACCCAATGGAGCAGTTCTGGATGGTGAAATTACAGCTTATCGTAATGGAGAGCCATTATCCTTTGGCGTACTGCAAACTAGAATTGGAAGGAAAAACATTACCAAAAACCTAATAAAAAAAGCTCCTGTAGTTTTCATCTGCTATGATATAATTGAACATAAAGGAAAAGACATAAGGACTAAGGCCTTATCATATAGAACCCAACTTTTAAATCAGCTTCTATTAGAAATAGATCATCCAATTCTCTTAGCTTCACAAAGCATTGAATTTTCTGACTGGGTAGAATTAATTGAAATTCGAAAAAAATCCAGAAGCCTGAAAACAGAAGGCCTAATGCTCAAGAAAAAAAACTCCATTTATGAAGCGGGTAGAAAAAGAGGAAGTTGGTGGAAATGGAAAATTGCCCCGCTAACGATTGATGGCGTTATGATTTACGCCCAAAAAGGACACGGGAGAAGGGCTGATTTGTATTCTGATTACACACTGGCGGTATGGAATGAGGATGAATTAATACCCTTTGCAAAAGCCTATTCAGGTCTGACAGATGCTGAAATGAAAAAAGTGGATGCGTTCGTTAAGAAAAATACAAAAGAGAAATTTGGTCCTGTTAGAACTGTAAAACCCGAACTAGTATTTGAAATCGCATTTGAAGGTATTCAAGTCTCTAATCGGCATAAATCAGGTATCGCTCTTCGCTTTCCACGAATAAAAAGATGGCGTCAAGACAAACCGATTTCGGAAGCCAATAAATTAACCGATCTGCAACATCTCTTGGAAAAATATGGATAA
- a CDS encoding ligase-associated DNA damage response DEXH box helicase has protein sequence MDKRIKAGINWFQNKNWEPFPFQIETWESIVAGHSGLLNAPTGSGKTYALWVGYLISKLDEKPTKGLKFIWILPLRALSKDIQLAMQEAAQDFGFDWKIEIRTGDTSIKDRQRQKKTPPDCLITTPESLHLLLSQKNSTEYFKNLEAIVVDEWHELLGSKRGVQVELALSSFKKLSKNKLKIWGISATIGNLSEAQKVLLGQNDKEGKFISANLDKEIKIESILPDEVEKYPWAGHLGIKLIDKVLPIIHKNKTTLIFTNTRSQTEIWYQQLLNKDPELAGAIAMHHGSLNNQIRVWVEEALHSGQIKVVVCTSSLDLGVDFRPVDTIIQVGGPKGVARFAQRAGRSGHRPGEISKIYFLPTHSLELIEGAALRTAIKNKEFEARIPIQMALDVLLQFMITLAVGDGFDPEKLYLEIKTTFCYQNLNKKDWNWLLNFLKTGGESLSAYDEYQKTITENGLIKVVNKRMAMRHRLSIGTIVGDQVLNVKYVKGGHLGTIEEYFISKLKPGDVFWFSGKPLEYIRLKDMTVQVRKSKRTTGQIPQWMGGRMPLSSQLSYYIKQKLEKIRKNELDEIELLKIHPLIKRQMELSTVPKANELLIESTISKEGFHIFIFPFEGRFIHEVLAGLIAYRISVSQPITFSIAINDYGLELLTDEQFDFEEMLSLDLFSMENIKEDVLLGINETEMAKRKFRDIASISGLIFRGFPGKNIKEKHIQASSSILFDVFTEYEPKNLLLLQAHREVIEQQLEQERLMKSMQKINQQKIIYIKTSKPTPFAFPIMVDRLREKFSTETIEERVAKMQLQLENI, from the coding sequence ATGGATAAGCGAATAAAGGCAGGAATAAACTGGTTCCAAAATAAAAATTGGGAGCCATTTCCATTTCAAATTGAGACATGGGAAAGTATAGTTGCAGGCCATTCTGGTCTACTGAATGCGCCTACCGGTAGCGGGAAAACTTATGCCCTTTGGGTTGGCTATTTGATTTCCAAACTCGATGAAAAACCTACAAAGGGTTTAAAGTTCATATGGATATTACCCTTGAGAGCTTTATCTAAAGATATTCAATTGGCAATGCAAGAGGCTGCTCAAGATTTTGGCTTTGATTGGAAAATTGAAATTAGAACAGGAGATACTTCCATCAAAGACCGTCAAAGACAAAAGAAAACACCACCTGACTGCTTAATCACAACACCGGAAAGTTTACACTTGCTGCTAAGTCAAAAAAATTCGACAGAGTATTTTAAAAACCTGGAAGCAATAGTGGTCGATGAATGGCATGAATTGCTTGGTAGCAAAAGAGGAGTTCAGGTGGAGTTAGCACTCTCCTCTTTCAAGAAATTAAGCAAGAATAAATTAAAAATATGGGGCATTTCAGCTACCATTGGAAATTTGTCTGAAGCCCAAAAAGTACTTCTGGGTCAAAATGATAAAGAAGGTAAGTTTATCAGTGCCAACTTGGATAAAGAAATCAAAATTGAATCTATTTTACCAGATGAAGTAGAAAAATATCCTTGGGCTGGGCATTTGGGAATAAAGCTCATTGATAAGGTCTTACCTATCATCCATAAAAACAAAACAACTTTAATCTTTACCAATACTCGCTCACAAACAGAAATTTGGTATCAGCAATTGTTAAATAAAGACCCTGAATTAGCAGGAGCAATTGCCATGCATCATGGGTCATTAAACAATCAAATTAGAGTCTGGGTGGAAGAAGCACTTCATAGCGGACAAATTAAAGTGGTGGTTTGCACATCGAGTTTGGACTTAGGAGTTGATTTTCGTCCCGTGGATACCATTATTCAAGTAGGTGGCCCCAAAGGTGTAGCGCGTTTTGCGCAAAGAGCTGGAAGAAGTGGACACCGACCTGGCGAAATAAGTAAAATATATTTTCTACCCACACATTCTTTGGAGTTAATTGAAGGTGCAGCCTTGCGAACTGCCATTAAAAACAAGGAATTTGAAGCCAGAATTCCTATTCAAATGGCTTTGGATGTACTTTTACAATTTATGATAACGCTAGCTGTAGGTGATGGATTCGATCCTGAAAAACTCTACTTGGAAATCAAAACTACTTTTTGTTATCAAAATTTGAACAAAAAAGATTGGAATTGGCTTTTAAACTTTCTTAAAACGGGAGGTGAAAGCTTATCGGCCTATGATGAATACCAAAAAACCATTACCGAAAATGGTTTAATAAAAGTAGTCAATAAAAGAATGGCAATGCGGCACCGGCTTTCTATTGGCACCATTGTAGGTGATCAAGTATTGAATGTTAAATATGTGAAAGGTGGACATCTTGGAACCATTGAAGAATATTTCATCAGCAAATTGAAACCAGGCGATGTGTTTTGGTTTAGCGGAAAGCCATTAGAATACATTCGCTTAAAAGATATGACCGTTCAAGTCAGAAAAAGCAAAAGAACAACTGGTCAAATCCCGCAGTGGATGGGTGGAAGAATGCCCTTATCGTCTCAATTATCATACTATATCAAACAAAAATTAGAAAAAATTAGAAAGAATGAGTTGGATGAGATTGAACTTCTAAAAATTCACCCGTTGATCAAAAGACAAATGGAGCTTTCGACCGTACCTAAAGCAAATGAACTATTGATCGAATCTACCATTTCAAAAGAAGGTTTTCACATTTTCATATTTCCTTTTGAAGGTCGCTTTATCCATGAAGTATTAGCAGGTTTAATTGCTTATAGAATAAGCGTATCGCAACCCATCACCTTTTCAATAGCCATTAATGATTATGGCTTAGAATTGCTAACAGATGAACAATTTGATTTCGAAGAAATGCTTTCTCTTGATCTCTTCTCAATGGAAAATATAAAAGAAGATGTTCTATTAGGTATTAATGAAACTGAAATGGCAAAACGAAAATTTCGAGACATCGCTTCCATTTCAGGATTGATTTTCAGGGGATTTCCTGGGAAAAACATTAAAGAGAAGCATATTCAAGCTTCCTCATCTATACTATTTGATGTTTTTACAGAGTATGAACCCAAGAATTTATTACTTCTTCAGGCTCACAGAGAGGTCATCGAGCAACAATTGGAACAAGAACGACTAATGAAATCCATGCAAAAAATCAATCAACAAAAAATCATATATATCAAAACAAGTAAACCCACTCCCTTTGCGTTCCCTATTATGGTGGATAGGCTAAGGGAAAAATTTTCAACCGAAACTATAGAAGAAAGAGTGGCAAAAATGCAACTACAATTAGAAAATATATAA
- a CDS encoding DUF2147 domain-containing protein: protein MRKISLLVLFIGISFGAFAQSDVTGKWKTIDDETGKEKSIVEIFEKDGKVYGKITKLFRGPDEEQDPICDVCPGDRKNEKIIGMEIIRGMEWDAGDEEYDDGTIMDPKDGKVYDCVLWRDGEELKVRGYVAFFYRTQTWKKVN from the coding sequence ATGAGAAAAATAAGTTTATTAGTATTATTTATCGGAATTAGTTTTGGCGCCTTTGCCCAGTCAGATGTAACAGGTAAATGGAAAACGATTGATGACGAAACCGGAAAGGAAAAAAGCATAGTAGAGATTTTCGAAAAAGACGGAAAGGTTTACGGGAAAATAACCAAGCTTTTTAGGGGACCAGATGAAGAGCAAGATCCAATTTGTGATGTTTGCCCTGGCGATAGAAAAAATGAAAAAATCATCGGAATGGAAATTATTAGAGGAATGGAATGGGATGCAGGAGATGAGGAATATGATGATGGAACTATAATGGACCCTAAAGATGGGAAAGTTTATGATTGTGTTTTATGGAGAGACGGAGAAGAATTGAAAGTAAGGGGCTATGTTGCCTTTTTCTACAGAACCCAAACTTGGAAAAAAGTAAATTAA
- the pdeM gene encoding ligase-associated DNA damage response endonuclease PdeM, which produces MEIELAGENLLLSEHKIIYWSRQQTAFIADLHFGKTTHFRKSGIAVPMAIVTAEIDRIENIISKFRPKRVFFLGDLFHSDINNEWTIFNDFLAQHPTIEFVLIKGNHDILNESVYKLSHLKIEEEPYPFSPFILTHHPLKKEVLKEGQVNFCGHIHPGISIKGKGKSYLTLPCFYLQETQMTLPAFGSFTGLAKIKPKKGCKAFAILTESVTIVE; this is translated from the coding sequence TTGGAAATTGAACTAGCAGGAGAGAATTTACTGCTTTCAGAGCATAAAATTATTTATTGGTCACGACAGCAAACAGCTTTTATTGCTGATTTACATTTCGGAAAAACTACTCATTTCAGAAAATCTGGAATTGCCGTTCCTATGGCTATTGTGACAGCTGAAATTGACAGAATCGAAAATATTATCTCAAAATTTCGCCCAAAAAGAGTATTCTTCTTGGGCGATTTATTTCATAGTGACATAAATAATGAATGGACTATATTCAATGATTTCTTGGCACAGCATCCAACAATAGAATTTGTCCTAATTAAAGGAAATCACGACATATTAAACGAATCAGTTTATAAACTCAGTCATCTTAAAATTGAGGAAGAACCTTATCCCTTCTCTCCGTTTATCTTAACTCATCATCCTTTGAAAAAAGAGGTGCTAAAAGAAGGACAAGTAAATTTTTGCGGACATATTCATCCAGGCATCAGTATAAAAGGAAAAGGAAAATCCTATTTAACACTCCCTTGCTTCTATTTGCAGGAAACTCAAATGACTTTACCAGCCTTTGGAAGCTTTACTGGATTGGCAAAGATAAAGCCTAAAAAGGGCTGCAAGGCTTTTGCTATTTTAACTGAATCAGTAACAATAGTGGAATAA
- a CDS encoding RNA polymerase sigma factor — protein sequence MKLTDSQIIQRIKLGDESALDYLYEQHYKMMLRMILRNNGTEQEALDVFQDALIVFWQKAMDVNFELTSKISTYLYSVCKNLWRKELDRKRKFEDSDKEESEYNQLENQEMIKIIHDCISELGDSCKQILSYHYFDGLSMDQIAKKMGLANSDTAKTKRYKCKKRLDDLIRSRYKASDFLD from the coding sequence ATGAAATTAACGGACAGTCAAATCATACAACGCATCAAATTAGGTGATGAATCTGCTTTGGATTATCTCTATGAGCAACACTATAAAATGATGTTGAGAATGATTCTGAGAAATAACGGTACAGAGCAAGAGGCTTTGGATGTTTTTCAAGATGCTTTGATTGTCTTTTGGCAAAAAGCCATGGATGTTAATTTTGAACTTACTTCAAAAATCAGCACTTATCTCTATAGTGTTTGTAAAAACCTATGGAGAAAGGAATTAGATAGAAAAAGGAAATTTGAAGATAGTGACAAAGAAGAAAGCGAATACAACCAATTAGAAAATCAGGAGATGATTAAAATCATCCATGATTGCATCAGTGAATTGGGCGATTCATGTAAGCAAATTTTAAGTTATCATTATTTTGACGGTCTTTCGATGGATCAGATTGCTAAAAAAATGGGGCTAGCAAATAGCGATACCGCTAAAACGAAAAGATATAAATGTAAAAAAAGGCTGGATGATTTGATCCGTTCAAGGTACAAAGCCAGCGACTTTTTAGACTAA
- a CDS encoding cell division protein FtsX encodes MSKEKKYRKKKKLGHYPFISVILSMTLALFILGLFALLISTTTSLTKVIQQNVEMQVYLKSNLSEPQQLRVSKSLASRNYVLNEENIEPIRFISKKEAAEKFIEETGEDFMQFLGDNPLKDAYIVKISPEYHSSEKMATVQKDIENINGVFEVIYTDNMVQSINENITKISLVLLSISVLLFIVIGILINNTIKLALFSQRFLIRSMQLVGATNGFIRKPFIYRSIWHGIISALIAGGLLFALLTYGSQKLEGLAELQNHEMLLIILGGLLITGIIIASFSTYRAIQKYMSMSLDELY; translated from the coding sequence ATGAGCAAAGAGAAAAAATATAGAAAGAAGAAGAAGTTAGGGCATTACCCCTTTATCAGTGTCATATTAAGCATGACATTAGCGCTTTTTATATTAGGTTTATTTGCACTGTTAATTTCCACCACAACTTCTTTAACCAAAGTCATTCAACAAAATGTTGAAATGCAGGTTTATCTCAAATCCAACCTTTCTGAACCTCAGCAATTGAGGGTGAGCAAATCACTAGCATCAAGGAATTATGTGCTCAATGAAGAGAATATCGAACCAATCCGTTTTATATCTAAAAAAGAGGCAGCAGAAAAATTTATAGAAGAGACTGGTGAAGATTTCATGCAGTTTTTAGGTGATAATCCCCTGAAAGATGCATACATAGTAAAAATTTCTCCTGAGTATCATTCGTCTGAAAAAATGGCAACTGTACAAAAAGATATTGAAAATATTAATGGCGTTTTTGAGGTCATTTATACTGATAATATGGTTCAAAGCATAAACGAAAATATTACTAAAATCAGCCTTGTCTTATTAAGTATCTCAGTCTTACTTTTTATTGTAATAGGAATTCTAATTAACAATACCATTAAATTAGCATTATTTTCGCAAAGATTCTTGATAAGAAGCATGCAATTAGTTGGAGCTACTAACGGGTTTATCAGAAAACCATTTATCTACCGTTCCATTTGGCATGGAATAATTTCTGCTTTAATAGCAGGCGGATTACTATTTGCCTTATTAACGTATGGAAGCCAAAAACTTGAAGGCTTGGCTGAATTACAAAATCATGAAATGTTGTTAATTATTTTAGGTGGA